The proteins below are encoded in one region of Cystobacter fuscus DSM 2262:
- a CDS encoding PrkA family serine protein kinase encodes MEAKRYLQEVGAQVSDDFVKNRSILSFEEYLTLFMAEPRGQARNAAQYLRDVMDSFGTETVTHPTGKMRRFKVFDVPGGDHRDGRVAGQEEVQNAVYRMLGNFTRAGRINKLIMMHGPNGSAKSTFVNALKAGMEHYSRQSEGALYHISWIFPSEKLVKGSMGFGGERIPAASGDLSTYAHLDADSIDVRIPCELRDPPLFAIPPSERQRLLEGALKKKGVGTAEGQGEGDFVLSDFMLHGELCHKCRSIYTALLANYKGDYMQVMRHVRVERFYISRRYQEGTVTVEPQMSVDAMYQQVSADRAKLLNMPPALHNVALFEPQGALVHANRGLIEYSDLLKRPLEAFKYLLGFSETAQVPLEHFVLQLDEVLLASSNEKHLGAFKELPDFASFKGRIELVRVPYLRRYKAEQEVYDAQITPTTVGKHVAPHATEVAAMWAVLTRLKKPIPDRYPPGVKELVDQITPVEKMFLYEDGVVPDRLSLAHGKELRKLRADMYEESDAYPNYEGRSGASAREIKTALFNAAQHPDYKCLHALAVFEELEAICKDKSVYEFLLQEVVDGYHDHEEFVRAVQATYLDKVDEEVRESMGLVSEGQYRELVERYVYNVSHWVKGEKIRNRHTGAMERVDEQRMAEMEAIVMPKGEEPGEFRRGLISQVGAHKLDHPDDTEMDYPRIFPDLFRRLRDHYFEERKRVLRRNKENVLKYLSEDRGTLSAREQSQVESTLKTMSERYGYCEHCAKDAILFLMKKRYG; translated from the coding sequence GTGGAAGCCAAACGATACCTGCAGGAAGTGGGCGCCCAGGTGTCAGACGACTTCGTCAAGAACCGCTCCATCCTCTCCTTCGAGGAATACCTCACGCTCTTCATGGCGGAGCCTCGAGGCCAGGCGCGCAATGCCGCCCAGTACTTGCGCGACGTGATGGACTCCTTCGGCACGGAGACCGTGACGCACCCCACCGGGAAGATGCGCCGCTTCAAGGTCTTCGACGTGCCCGGCGGCGACCACCGGGACGGCCGCGTCGCGGGCCAGGAGGAGGTGCAGAACGCCGTCTACCGGATGCTCGGCAACTTCACGCGCGCCGGCCGCATCAACAAGCTCATCATGATGCACGGCCCCAACGGCAGCGCGAAGTCCACCTTCGTCAACGCCCTCAAGGCCGGCATGGAGCACTACTCGCGCCAGAGCGAGGGGGCGCTCTACCACATCAGCTGGATCTTCCCCTCGGAGAAGCTCGTCAAGGGCTCCATGGGCTTTGGCGGCGAGCGCATCCCCGCCGCCAGCGGGGACCTGTCCACCTACGCGCACCTGGACGCCGACTCCATCGACGTGCGCATCCCCTGCGAGCTGAGGGATCCGCCCCTCTTCGCCATTCCCCCCTCCGAGCGCCAGCGCCTGCTCGAGGGCGCGCTCAAGAAGAAGGGCGTGGGCACCGCGGAAGGGCAGGGCGAGGGCGACTTCGTCCTCTCCGACTTCATGCTGCACGGAGAGCTGTGCCACAAGTGCCGCAGCATCTACACGGCGCTCCTGGCCAACTACAAGGGCGACTACATGCAGGTGATGCGCCACGTGCGCGTCGAGCGCTTCTACATCTCGCGCCGCTACCAGGAGGGCACGGTGACGGTGGAGCCGCAGATGAGCGTGGACGCCATGTACCAGCAGGTGTCCGCGGACCGGGCCAAGCTGCTCAACATGCCGCCCGCGCTGCACAACGTGGCGCTCTTCGAGCCCCAGGGCGCGCTCGTGCACGCCAACCGCGGCCTCATCGAGTACTCGGACCTGCTCAAGCGCCCGCTGGAGGCCTTCAAGTACCTGTTGGGCTTCAGCGAGACGGCGCAGGTGCCGCTCGAGCACTTCGTGCTGCAACTCGACGAGGTGCTCCTCGCCTCGTCCAACGAGAAGCACCTGGGTGCCTTCAAGGAGCTGCCCGACTTCGCCTCGTTCAAGGGCCGCATCGAGCTGGTGCGCGTGCCCTACCTGCGCCGCTACAAGGCGGAGCAGGAGGTGTACGACGCGCAGATCACCCCCACCACCGTGGGCAAGCACGTGGCCCCGCATGCCACCGAGGTGGCCGCCATGTGGGCCGTGCTCACGCGCCTGAAGAAGCCCATCCCCGACCGCTACCCGCCCGGGGTCAAGGAGCTGGTGGATCAGATCACCCCGGTGGAGAAGATGTTCCTCTACGAGGACGGGGTGGTGCCCGACCGGCTCAGCCTCGCGCACGGCAAGGAGCTGCGCAAGCTCCGCGCGGACATGTACGAGGAGTCCGACGCCTACCCCAACTACGAGGGCCGCAGCGGCGCGAGCGCCCGGGAGATCAAGACGGCGCTGTTCAACGCCGCGCAGCACCCGGACTACAAGTGCCTGCACGCGCTCGCGGTGTTCGAGGAGCTGGAGGCCATCTGCAAGGACAAGAGCGTCTACGAGTTCCTCCTGCAGGAGGTGGTGGACGGCTACCATGACCACGAGGAGTTCGTGCGCGCGGTGCAGGCCACCTACCTCGACAAGGTGGACGAGGAGGTGCGCGAGTCCATGGGCCTGGTCTCCGAGGGGCAGTACCGCGAGCTCGTCGAGCGCTACGTCTACAACGTGAGCCACTGGGTGAAGGGCGAGAAGATCCGCAACCGCCACACCGGGGCCATGGAGCGCGTGGACGAGCAGCGCATGGCGGAGATGGAAGCCATCGTCATGCCCAAGGGGGAGGAGCCGGGCGAGTTCCGCCGGGGGCTCATCTCGCAGGTGGGCGCGCACAAGCTGGACCATCCGGACGACACGGAGATGGACTACCCGCGCATCTTCCCGGACCTGTTCCGCCGCCTGCGCGACCACTACTTCGAGGAGCGCAAGCGCGTGCTGCGCCGCAACAAGGAGAACGTCCTCAAGTACCTCTCCGAGGACCGTGGCACCCTGTCCGCGCGCGAGCAGTCCCAGGTGGAGAGCACCCTGAAGACGATGAGCGAGCGCTATGGCTACTGCGAGCACTGCGCCAAGGACGCCATCCTCTTCCTCATGAAGAAGCGCTACGGCTGA
- a CDS encoding S1 family peptidase produces MTRFTLGLPGLIALLSCAATSASPVAPASTQEARTDNAAPEVARPVEAPAPRLSRKAQVQRILPHNVRLALLEGEKVRSTASGVVIGNEQTPKGPISYVLTNAHAVDTRELKHPGLVVIVDERADSTEYRAEVVALGAVPDMDLALVKVPGLPRTPARLATDAELEMGEDVVVAASPFGRALSLSGGMVSQIEWDKESKRPRMVKTDAPIGYGASGGGIFSLESGKLLAIVEGYRTAKVGFSVAEQDFSFDVPMPGETFAAPGAKVRQFLAQRGFSRLLGEGVGEAGGPAGAQTASR; encoded by the coding sequence ATGACGCGTTTCACCCTCGGCCTGCCCGGCCTGATCGCCCTGTTGTCCTGCGCGGCCACGTCGGCCTCGCCCGTGGCCCCTGCTTCCACGCAAGAGGCGAGGACGGACAACGCCGCGCCCGAGGTGGCCCGGCCGGTGGAGGCCCCCGCGCCGCGGCTGTCGCGCAAGGCGCAGGTCCAGCGCATCCTCCCGCACAACGTGCGGCTGGCGCTGCTCGAGGGGGAGAAGGTCCGCAGCACCGCCTCCGGGGTGGTGATCGGCAACGAGCAGACGCCGAAGGGGCCCATCAGCTACGTGCTCACCAACGCGCACGCGGTGGATACGCGGGAGCTCAAGCACCCGGGCCTCGTCGTCATCGTGGACGAGCGGGCCGACTCCACCGAGTACCGGGCCGAGGTGGTGGCGCTCGGGGCGGTGCCGGACATGGACCTGGCGCTGGTGAAGGTGCCCGGCCTGCCGCGCACGCCCGCGCGGCTCGCCACGGACGCGGAGCTGGAGATGGGCGAGGACGTGGTGGTGGCCGCCTCTCCCTTCGGCCGCGCCCTGTCGCTCTCCGGCGGCATGGTGTCCCAGATCGAGTGGGACAAGGAGAGCAAGCGGCCGCGCATGGTGAAGACGGACGCGCCCATCGGCTATGGCGCCTCGGGCGGCGGCATCTTCAGCCTGGAGTCCGGCAAGCTGCTCGCCATCGTCGAGGGCTACCGCACCGCCAAGGTGGGCTTCTCCGTGGCCGAGCAGGACTTCAGCTTCGACGTGCCCATGCCCGGGGAGACCTTCGCCGCGCCGGGCGCCAAGGTGCGCCAGTTCCTCGCCCAGCGCGGCTTCTCCCGGCTGCTGGGTGAAGGAGTGGGCGAGGCGGGCGGCCCGGCCGGGGCGCAGACCGCCAGCCGCTAG
- a CDS encoding deoxycytidylate deaminase — protein MGNRSSWDQYFMDIARQVASRATCDRKHVGALLVRDRTILSTGYNGSIRGMPHCSDVGHLMENGHCVATVHAEANAIIQAAKNGVRIDSERDKPTTLYTTASPCWPCFKLIANSGVSRIVYGEFYRDPRIFEYAARLGIELVGPGPEEQPSERR, from the coding sequence ATGGGCAACCGCAGTTCGTGGGATCAGTACTTCATGGACATCGCGCGGCAGGTCGCCAGCCGGGCCACCTGTGATCGCAAGCACGTGGGAGCGCTCCTGGTGCGAGATCGCACGATCCTCTCCACGGGTTACAACGGCTCCATCCGGGGCATGCCCCACTGCTCGGACGTGGGCCACCTGATGGAGAACGGCCACTGCGTGGCCACCGTCCACGCCGAGGCCAACGCCATCATCCAGGCGGCCAAGAACGGCGTGCGGATCGACAGCGAGCGCGACAAGCCCACCACGCTCTACACCACCGCCAGCCCCTGCTGGCCGTGCTTCAAGCTGATCGCCAACTCGGGCGTGAGCCGCATCGTCTATGGCGAGTTCTACCGGGATCCGCGCATCTTCGAGTACGCCGCCCGCCTGGGCATCGAGCTCGTGGGTCCCGGGCCGGAAGAGCAACCCTCCGAGCGTCGATAA
- a CDS encoding histidine kinase dimerization/phospho-acceptor domain-containing protein, translated as MINSTAANSGAPPVREVTETVVDAARYSTVPSLMDSLLHDVRNPLNAMSIHLEVLTEKLKVDGQVPPSQEKNLKSMREQIQRVDGILRRFAEFIVSRPGGAGEADLSETVTRAMEVLAHESRKRRLQVRPTLAPGVRARLADIGELGFLVVQALTRAYGRSETGHEVTVVVRREDAKAVFEVVDANAAGVAGSSEASAALELRCAQLGVELHLLAGTCRLSFPLA; from the coding sequence GTGATCAACTCCACGGCTGCGAATAGCGGCGCGCCCCCGGTGCGCGAAGTGACGGAGACGGTGGTGGACGCCGCGCGCTACAGCACGGTGCCTTCCCTGATGGACAGCCTGCTGCACGATGTGCGCAATCCCTTGAATGCGATGTCCATCCACCTGGAGGTGTTGACCGAGAAGCTCAAGGTCGACGGCCAGGTGCCGCCCTCGCAAGAGAAGAACCTCAAGTCCATGCGTGAACAGATTCAGCGCGTGGATGGCATTCTGCGGCGTTTCGCGGAGTTCATCGTCAGCCGCCCCGGAGGTGCCGGGGAGGCGGATCTGTCGGAGACGGTGACACGTGCCATGGAGGTCCTGGCGCATGAGAGCCGCAAGCGGCGGCTCCAGGTGCGCCCCACGCTCGCGCCCGGCGTCCGGGCGCGGCTGGCGGACATCGGGGAGCTGGGCTTCCTCGTGGTGCAGGCGCTGACGCGGGCCTATGGCCGCTCGGAGACGGGGCACGAGGTCACGGTGGTGGTGCGCCGTGAGGACGCGAAGGCGGTGTTCGAGGTGGTGGACGCGAACGCCGCCGGGGTGGCGGGGAGCAGTGAGGCCTCGGCCGCCCTGGAACTGCGGTGTGCGCAGCTCGGTGTGGAGCTGCATCTGCTGGCCGGCACCTGCCGGTTGAGCTTCCCGCTCGCCTGA
- the nla6 gene encoding enhancer binding protein Nla6, which yields MGSARILAVDDERDSCEALAEMLTAWGHKVETAFDAHEALRKAGEFRPDVVLSDLAMPETDGLGLLRTLRDELPDCPVVLLTGHGTIDAAVAAIREGAYDFIVKPVDTARLKVCIDRALEKKETMREVQGLRRRLKQLGATDFIGQSAVMRKVFDLIEKVAPSKASVAISGESGTGKEVVARSIHNLSQRRDKPFVAINCASIPATLIESEIFGHEKGAFTGADQRRPGVFELAHGGTLFLDELGEIPIELQAKLLRVLEEGRLRRLGGKVELEVDVRVLCATNRDLKKEIEAKRFREDLYFRLNVFQIHLPPLRERRDDVPILVQHFVEKFRGDSAKRVTGVHPDAMETLKNHEWPGNIRELRNAVERAVILCDGELIMREHLPPDMAGKSPERHTFRLPYGLSLDAVEREYILGSLQRNSNNKARTAEILGVSEKTLYNKLNRYAAEARQGKGGEGNTLSSGHGGSLINNGPEFR from the coding sequence GTGGGCAGCGCGCGAATTCTGGCCGTGGACGACGAGCGCGATTCATGTGAGGCGCTGGCGGAGATGTTGACCGCCTGGGGTCACAAGGTGGAGACCGCCTTCGACGCACACGAGGCCCTGCGCAAGGCGGGCGAGTTCCGTCCGGACGTGGTGTTGTCGGACCTGGCGATGCCGGAGACGGACGGCCTGGGGCTGTTGCGCACGCTGCGCGACGAGCTGCCGGACTGCCCGGTGGTGCTGCTCACCGGCCACGGCACCATCGATGCCGCGGTGGCCGCCATCCGCGAGGGCGCCTACGACTTCATCGTCAAGCCGGTGGACACCGCGCGCCTCAAGGTCTGCATCGACCGCGCCCTGGAGAAGAAGGAGACGATGCGCGAGGTGCAGGGCCTGCGCCGGCGCCTCAAGCAGCTGGGCGCCACGGACTTCATCGGCCAGTCGGCGGTGATGCGCAAGGTGTTCGATCTCATCGAGAAGGTGGCCCCCTCCAAGGCGAGCGTGGCCATCTCCGGTGAGTCCGGCACGGGCAAGGAGGTGGTGGCGCGCTCCATCCACAACCTGTCGCAGCGGCGCGACAAGCCCTTCGTCGCCATCAACTGCGCCTCCATCCCCGCCACCCTCATCGAGTCGGAGATCTTCGGCCACGAGAAGGGCGCCTTCACCGGCGCGGATCAGCGCCGCCCCGGTGTGTTCGAGCTCGCCCACGGCGGCACACTCTTCCTGGACGAGTTGGGCGAGATCCCCATCGAGCTGCAGGCCAAGCTCCTGCGCGTGCTGGAAGAGGGACGGCTGCGGCGGCTCGGCGGCAAGGTGGAGCTCGAGGTGGACGTGCGCGTCTTGTGCGCCACCAACCGCGATCTCAAGAAGGAGATCGAGGCCAAGCGCTTCCGCGAGGATCTCTACTTCCGCCTCAACGTCTTCCAGATCCACCTGCCACCCCTGCGCGAGCGCCGCGACGACGTGCCCATCCTCGTGCAGCACTTCGTGGAGAAGTTCCGCGGAGACTCGGCCAAGCGCGTGACGGGCGTGCACCCGGACGCCATGGAGACGCTCAAGAACCACGAGTGGCCGGGCAACATCCGCGAGCTGCGCAACGCCGTGGAGCGCGCCGTCATCCTCTGCGATGGCGAACTCATCATGCGCGAGCACCTGCCGCCCGACATGGCGGGCAAGAGCCCCGAGCGCCACACCTTCCGGCTGCCCTACGGGCTGTCGCTCGACGCGGTGGAGCGCGAGTACATCCTCGGCAGCCTCCAGCGCAACAGCAACAACAAGGCGCGCACGGCGGAGATCCTCGGGGTGAGCGAGAAGACGCTCTACAACAAGCTCAACCGCTACGCGGCCGAGGCCCGTCAGGGCAAGGGCGGCGAGGGCAATACCCTGTCGTCGGGCCATGGCGGCTCGCTCATCAACAACGGCCCCGAGTTCCGCTGA
- a CDS encoding ArsA family ATPase: MSDARVLHFFGGKGGVGKTTLAAAYALRLADEAPKERVLLVSLDPVRSLSDLLRKPLTGKPTKLEAEETAEPVKEAPKAKGKGAKAKPDGGVWAMELEPGALGKSFLSKYASALQKAAGKGTHLSEDELGKLYTQATPGLEELLGLLYVAELAESGEFDRVVVDTAPTSHTLRLFDMPVGLRKFLGVVRVGSEKGSGGKGKKAAAVAEEPGFLEEQLARAEKLLALLKDPARTAFHLVALAEPVPEAQTRMYFAQLRERGIPVVEVVVNQVEDKDGCAACLGRRGLQAPHVRKYQALDKNVPVHLVGRREVAPRGLELLKPFAQEWASGKETKTLEFAAAEGPPALVRAPSMPPIAAPPLPPTRLIFFVGQGGVGKSSCAAAAAVTLTEKEGPVLLISTDPAHSLSDVLQSRLTDVETQVKGTKGLYARELDMAGWFNAVRKRWKEKAEKAYEGAPKTGNDVPVDLLLFRNLLDAAPAGIDELAALSCLTDALVQERFKRIVVDGAPMVSTLRVVELVDTARSWFGALQSVLSKHKSKGLGELAEDMAGFLKHIKRFEEALASPTESRFVVVTRGEELAAERSERLVQYLKDRKLQVERVLVNRVGPKADCPKCENRRKNELNAAKNIEKTIGLPVTVAPALGRHPAGLRELKAFRTAWYALSATAKTKAA; encoded by the coding sequence ATGAGCGACGCACGAGTTCTTCACTTCTTCGGCGGCAAGGGTGGGGTGGGAAAGACCACACTCGCGGCGGCGTACGCCCTGCGGCTGGCGGATGAAGCGCCCAAGGAGCGGGTGCTGCTCGTCTCGTTGGATCCGGTGCGTTCGCTGTCGGATCTGCTGCGCAAGCCCCTGACGGGCAAGCCGACGAAGCTGGAGGCCGAGGAGACGGCGGAGCCCGTGAAGGAGGCCCCCAAGGCCAAGGGCAAGGGCGCCAAGGCGAAGCCGGACGGCGGCGTGTGGGCGATGGAGCTGGAGCCGGGCGCGCTGGGCAAGTCCTTCCTGAGCAAGTACGCGTCGGCGTTGCAGAAGGCGGCCGGCAAGGGCACCCACCTGTCGGAGGACGAGCTGGGCAAGCTGTACACCCAGGCCACGCCGGGGCTCGAGGAGCTGCTGGGGCTCTTGTACGTGGCGGAGCTGGCGGAGAGTGGTGAGTTCGATCGCGTGGTGGTGGACACCGCGCCCACCAGCCACACGCTGCGCCTGTTCGACATGCCGGTGGGTCTGCGCAAGTTCCTGGGCGTCGTGAGGGTGGGCTCGGAGAAGGGCTCGGGCGGCAAGGGCAAGAAGGCCGCCGCCGTGGCCGAGGAGCCCGGGTTCCTCGAGGAGCAGCTCGCCCGCGCGGAGAAGCTGCTCGCGCTGCTGAAGGATCCGGCGCGCACGGCCTTCCACCTGGTGGCGCTGGCGGAGCCGGTGCCCGAGGCCCAGACGCGCATGTACTTCGCGCAGCTGCGCGAGCGCGGCATCCCCGTGGTCGAGGTGGTGGTCAACCAGGTGGAGGACAAGGACGGCTGTGCCGCTTGTCTGGGCCGCCGCGGTCTCCAGGCGCCGCACGTGCGCAAGTATCAGGCGCTGGACAAGAACGTGCCGGTGCACCTGGTGGGCCGGCGCGAGGTGGCGCCCCGGGGCCTGGAGTTGCTCAAGCCCTTCGCCCAGGAGTGGGCGAGCGGCAAGGAGACCAAGACGCTGGAGTTCGCCGCCGCCGAGGGGCCTCCCGCCCTGGTGCGCGCGCCCTCCATGCCTCCCATCGCCGCGCCGCCGCTGCCGCCCACGCGGCTCATCTTCTTCGTGGGGCAGGGCGGGGTGGGCAAGAGCTCCTGCGCCGCCGCCGCCGCCGTCACGCTGACGGAGAAGGAGGGGCCGGTGCTCCTCATCTCCACGGATCCCGCGCACTCGCTGTCCGACGTGCTGCAGAGCCGGCTGACGGACGTGGAGACGCAGGTCAAGGGCACCAAGGGCCTGTACGCGCGCGAGCTGGACATGGCTGGCTGGTTCAACGCCGTGCGCAAGCGCTGGAAGGAAAAGGCGGAGAAGGCCTACGAGGGCGCGCCCAAGACGGGCAACGACGTGCCGGTGGATCTGCTGCTCTTCCGCAACCTGCTCGACGCGGCCCCCGCGGGCATCGACGAGCTGGCCGCCCTGTCGTGTCTGACGGATGCCCTGGTGCAGGAGCGCTTCAAGCGCATCGTCGTGGACGGCGCCCCCATGGTGTCCACCCTGCGCGTGGTGGAGCTGGTGGACACGGCCCGGAGCTGGTTCGGCGCCCTGCAGAGCGTGCTGTCCAAGCACAAGTCCAAGGGCCTGGGTGAGCTGGCCGAGGACATGGCCGGCTTCCTCAAGCACATCAAGCGTTTCGAGGAGGCCCTGGCCTCGCCCACCGAGTCGCGCTTCGTCGTCGTCACGCGTGGTGAGGAGCTGGCCGCCGAGCGCTCCGAGCGCCTGGTGCAGTACCTCAAGGATCGCAAGCTCCAGGTGGAGCGCGTGCTGGTCAACCGCGTGGGGCCCAAGGCGGACTGCCCCAAGTGCGAGAACCGGCGCAAGAACGAGCTCAACGCGGCCAAGAACATCGAGAAGACGATTGGCCTGCCGGTGACGGTGGCGCCCGCCCTGGGCCGTCACCCCGCCGGTCTGCGCGAGCTCAAGGCGTTCCGCACCGCCTGGTACGCCCTGAGCGCCACCGCGAAGACGAAGGCGGCCTGA
- a CDS encoding acetyl-CoA carboxylase carboxyltransferase subunit alpha, protein MANGINYPLDFERPLIELEKKIGELKTLSESGSVDFSSEISKLEKKAKKLQTEIFSDLSRWQVVQLSRHSSRPYFLDYVQYLFTDFLELAGDRHFGEDSSIVGGFARFDGQVVMIIGHQKGRNTKENMARNFGMPRPEGYRKARRLMEMAERFDKPILTFVDTPGAYPGIGAEERGQAEAIAVNLEVMSRLKVPIVSTVVGEGGSGGALAIGVGNRVLMLENSIYSVISPEACSSILYRDSSKAEKAADALKLTARDLMGMNIIDEIISEPAGGAHRDHAKAAQNVGQALRKHLDELSGLSPDDLVRDRYERFRKLGVFSGR, encoded by the coding sequence ATGGCGAACGGCATCAACTATCCACTCGATTTCGAGCGCCCGCTCATCGAGCTGGAGAAGAAGATCGGCGAGCTGAAGACGCTCTCGGAGAGCGGCTCGGTGGATTTCTCCTCGGAAATCTCCAAGCTGGAGAAGAAGGCGAAGAAGCTCCAGACGGAGATCTTCAGCGACCTGTCGCGCTGGCAGGTCGTCCAACTGTCGCGTCACAGCTCGCGTCCCTACTTCCTGGACTACGTCCAGTACCTGTTCACGGACTTCCTGGAGCTGGCCGGGGACAGGCACTTCGGAGAGGACTCGTCCATCGTGGGCGGCTTCGCGCGCTTCGACGGGCAGGTGGTGATGATCATCGGCCACCAGAAGGGGCGCAACACGAAGGAGAACATGGCGCGCAACTTCGGCATGCCGCGCCCGGAGGGCTACCGCAAGGCGCGCCGGCTGATGGAGATGGCCGAGCGCTTCGACAAGCCCATCCTCACCTTCGTGGACACGCCGGGCGCCTACCCGGGCATCGGCGCCGAGGAGCGCGGCCAGGCCGAGGCGATCGCCGTCAACCTGGAGGTGATGAGCCGGCTCAAGGTGCCCATCGTCTCCACGGTGGTGGGCGAGGGCGGCTCGGGTGGCGCGCTCGCCATCGGCGTGGGCAACCGCGTGCTGATGCTGGAGAACAGCATCTACTCGGTCATCTCCCCCGAGGCGTGCTCCTCCATCCTCTACCGCGACTCCTCCAAGGCGGAGAAGGCGGCGGACGCGCTCAAGCTCACCGCGCGCGATCTCATGGGGATGAACATCATCGACGAGATCATCTCCGAGCCCGCGGGCGGCGCGCACCGCGACCACGCCAAGGCGGCGCAGAACGTGGGGCAGGCGCTGCGCAAGCACCTCGATGAGCTGTCGGGCCTGTCTCCGGACGACCTCGTGAGGGATCGCTACGAGCGCTTCCGCAAGCTCGGCGTGTTCTCCGGACGTTAG
- the cmk gene encoding (d)CMP kinase produces MTSRPFIVAIDGPAGAGKSTVSKVLARRLGFALVDTGAIYRCVALKARREGIAFDDDAGLGTLLASVRVSFEVVGEDNHVFLDGEDVSQEIRTPENSMAASQVSSRPVVREGLLSLQRRLALQAPKGAILEGRDIGTVVFPDADAKFFLEADPDIRARRRFEELFQKGVERALPDVLADQVKRDQDDASRAVAPLKPADDARRVDSSLLPLSEVVRTLEQEILARMARR; encoded by the coding sequence ATGACTTCCAGACCCTTCATCGTGGCCATCGACGGACCGGCGGGCGCGGGCAAGTCCACCGTGTCCAAGGTGCTCGCTCGCCGCCTGGGCTTCGCGCTGGTGGACACGGGCGCCATCTACCGGTGCGTGGCGCTCAAGGCGCGGCGCGAGGGGATCGCGTTCGACGACGACGCCGGCCTGGGCACGCTGCTGGCGAGCGTGCGCGTGTCCTTCGAGGTGGTGGGCGAGGACAACCACGTGTTCCTGGACGGCGAGGACGTGTCGCAGGAGATCCGCACGCCGGAGAACTCCATGGCGGCCTCGCAGGTGTCGAGCCGGCCCGTGGTGCGCGAGGGGCTGCTGTCGCTGCAGCGGCGTCTGGCGCTCCAGGCGCCCAAGGGCGCCATCCTCGAGGGACGGGACATCGGCACGGTGGTGTTCCCGGACGCGGACGCCAAGTTCTTCCTGGAGGCGGATCCCGACATCCGCGCCCGCCGTCGCTTCGAGGAGCTGTTCCAGAAGGGCGTGGAGCGCGCGCTGCCGGACGTCCTGGCCGATCAGGTCAAGCGCGACCAGGATGATGCCTCCCGCGCCGTGGCACCGCTCAAGCCGGCGGACGATGCCCGGCGGGTGGACTCCTCGCTGCTGCCGCTGTCCGAGGTGGTGCGCACGCTGGAGCAGGAGATCCTCGCGCGCATGGCCCGGCGCTGA
- a CDS encoding GAF domain-containing protein: protein MAEVTLDLRGRPKAEAYAELHQHVEAVLEGIDDDVAAMATMSCLLHHAFGHLWTGFYRVVEPGKLLRVGPYQGTLGCLEIRFGKGVCGTSAAEGRTVIVEDVHSFPGHITCDGRSASEIVVPVYNPQRELIAVLDIDSEHKATFDDADRRALEALMGWFSRPRRK, encoded by the coding sequence ATGGCGGAAGTCACCCTGGATCTGCGTGGCCGGCCCAAGGCCGAGGCCTATGCCGAGTTGCACCAACACGTCGAGGCCGTCCTGGAGGGCATCGACGACGACGTGGCGGCCATGGCCACGATGAGCTGTCTGCTGCACCACGCCTTCGGTCACCTGTGGACGGGCTTCTACCGGGTGGTGGAGCCGGGCAAGCTGCTGCGCGTCGGCCCCTATCAGGGCACGCTCGGCTGCCTGGAGATCCGCTTCGGCAAGGGCGTGTGCGGCACCTCCGCCGCCGAGGGCCGCACCGTCATCGTCGAGGACGTGCACTCCTTCCCGGGCCACATCACCTGCGATGGCCGCTCGGCCTCGGAAATCGTCGTGCCCGTCTACAATCCCCAGCGGGAGCTCATCGCCGTGCTCGACATCGACTCCGAGCACAAGGCCACCTTCGACGACGCGGACCGCCGCGCCCTCGAGGCGCTCATGGGCTGGTTCTCCCGGCCCCGGCGCAAGTAG